The DNA segment GCGAAGCAGACAGCCTTTTGCTATCTGCTGACTTGACGGAAGCAGCCACGCTTGTATGGTTTACCGAGGGAGACGGAACATTTGGAAATGCCGGTCTCACGGAAATCATTTATATTCCAAGTCTCACAGAACGCCAGAACGGCACCTTCAGAGTGGGCGTATATACTGAACATAGCGATACATGCCAGGTTTCTTCGGATACGGTTACATTCACGATCCTACCGGCTCCGGATGGCAGCTTTTCCGCTTCGCCTACTTCCGGAGATGCGCCTTTGAGCGTGGATTTCACTTCGAACGTAAATATGGGAACTGACACAGGAACGTACGTCTGGTATTTTGGGGATGGTGATTCTTCGCTGAACATTGAGCATCCTTCGAAAATTTATCAGGTGGATGGCAGCTATACTGTTACACTTCGAATTACTAACGAGGAAATGTGTACGGACACGATTGTGCGCGAAAATTATATTCAGGTTGGCCCGGTGGGTATATCGGAAATAAATGAATCACAGATCCGGGTATTCCCTAATCCTGCGCAAGATGCTGTATGGATTCGTGGCAGTGAAAGTCAGGAGATTTCGCAATTACGCGTATTGAATATGCACGGCCAGATTATGCTGGAACAAACGGCCGGCACGGTGGGAGATGTGCAGCTAAACGTTGGGAATTTGCCGCGCGGAATCTTTATTCTGAATCTGACAATGAATAATGGCGATATCGTTTCAAAAAGACTATTCATTGAATAATCTAAACTGCAACACTATCTGCCGGGCTACATAACCCCGATCAGTTTATAATAATCCCGCATGGTTTGCATAAATATCTTTTGCTGTATTTCGCTCCGGAAAATCGGGATTTTTTCGCGCGTTGTATTGCGGTAGTGGAGTTCGTGCTTATGCGCAATATGGTTGAAAAGTTCCGCAGCAAAAACGAACTGGCTGCGATAATCCTCCGTGTTTAGCCAGATTGAGCCACTTTCGCGGGTTCCGAAATCGCTCCAAAGAACTTCCAGCGAATCGTTGAATTTCACTTCCGGTGAGGGTTCTATGTAAATGTATGCCTCATTGTCCATCCCGTTCAGCGCTATGGCGGCATTGATGTAGGGAGCAACGGTATCTTTCATCCGGTGCTGATGACGATATACGTCAATTCGGGAATCCTCAAGGTCCTCTTTTTCATAGCTTGCACGGGCCACATTATCAAAGAATAAGCGGTCACCTTCGGAAATATTGAAATTTATGTTATCGGTATTTACCGTTTCCACACTATCGAAGGCACATCCGGAAAATAACGTGGATAATAATATTATTACAAAATGCTTTTTCATGGAGAAATAACGCGGGCCTTCAGGGTTGGTTTAATTCCTGGCAGCCGGCAACCTACCAGATCGCTGCTGCATTTCTCATCTGTATTATGACTTTCGCTCCAATATACTTTCTCCCAGTTCCACAATTTTATCAGCCAGATTATCCCAGGAAAATTGGCTTTTAAATTCCCTGATATTCTCCTTATGGTTTTGGCCATCACCTGAATTATAAAAATCTTTAATGGCCTCTGTGATAAGAACAGCATCAGGCCGCGATACGATGGAGCCAGTACCGAAAGGGGCGACCAACTCCCGGAGGCTTCCAACATCAGTAACGATCAGCGGAGTTTCAAAATGGTAGGCCGTGTACATAATGCCGCTTTGAGTAGCCGATCTGTAAGGCAAAATACAAACATCAGAAGCGGAGAAAATTGCGGGCACTTCGTCATCATTTATATATCTCGTCAGCAAGGTCAGCCGGTTGCTCAGGTGGTTTTCATCTATAATGCGCTGGTAGCTATCAAAACCGCCATATGGCTCACCGGCTACTATGAGGTGGTAGTTCCCCGGCAAATTTGCTAAAGCATTCAGGAGCAGATCCAGCCCTTTATAATTTCTTATCAGACCAAAAAAGAGCAGCACCCTTCTGTCAGCAGGAATATTCAGCTTCTCCCTTGCCTGGCGCACCGGCAGTTTTTCTCCGAAATGATCATAAACGGGGTGGGGATGCATTACATATTTTGCATCGGGCTTCAGCGAAAGCAGGTCTCGTTTTACCGTTTCGCTCATCACGATGAAGCCATCCGTACTGTTTAAGTAGTATTGGGTAAATGCTTTATCATAGAACCTGCGCTCATGCGGGATCACGTTATCAAGAATAGCAATATTGATCACCCCTTTTTTATGGGTCTTGCGATTCACCGTTCCCAGAGAGGGGCCGAAAAATGACATCCAGAATTTCTCCACAAGAATGGCAGGCTGAAACCGGTTTATTTTATTAGCAGCAGAATACCAGGAAAAAGGGTTGATGCTGTCCAACACCTGCCGGTTAGGTATTTCATCCACCTTGTCGCCCGGAGTTACCAACTGTGTGGAGCCGGGAAAAAGAATTTCAGGATACTGCCTTGAAAAGTTGAATGCCTTTACCTCGTGATTCTTTTCAAAAGCGCGAAAAAGCCGGGCATTGTATTGGGCAATGCCGCCCCTGTAGGGATAAAAGGTGGATAGGTAGCCTATTTTCATTTGATGACAGGAAGATGCCTTTGTATTGCATTAAATACATCATCCACGGGCAGGTCCAGCATACAGTGGCGTTCTCTCGTGCAGCGGGTTCCATAGAAATCTTCACAGCCGGTATGAGGCTCCAGGATCTCGCCCCGCCCGTACATCTCAAATTCGTGTTTATTAAAGATATTATTGAACAACACCAGCGGCTTCTGCAATCCCATGGCAATATGCATCATCATGGAAACGGCTGTAACCACAAGATCACAATTCGCAGTGATGGCCATAAATTCCGGGAGCGAATAAGTGCCGGGATAATAGCAGCCGGTTCGTTGCGCATATATCAGGTTTTGCGGTTCTTCATCCGGACCACCAAGGACCATGGGGAACATTCCCTCGTTCTGTAGGCGGGTGATCAATGCAATCCAATATTCCTGTGGCCAGAGGCGTGTGAGCCAGCGCTGGCCACAACCTGTGTTGAGGCCTACAATCGGTTTCCCACCTGATTTTTCGCGGAGCGATTCCCACTTCGCAACCAGGTCGCGGTTTTGGTTGATCAGGTACGGCTCGTAGTTGAATTTCATTTTGCAGATCTCAAAGATCTCTTCCAGATAACTTTTCTTATTTTGAATGGAAATCTGATCAAATAATCCCGTGATCAACTTGTGTTTCGCTTCGGGATTTGCAATATCCACATGCCCATTTTTCTCAATGAATCCGATCTTTTCCTTTGCCCGCACATCCCGCAACAGGCCGCATGCCTCTATTTCTTTGTCAAGATTTATGGCGATGTCAAAATCTTCATGGAGAAGAGAGTAGACAGAAAGATGATCGAATTTGTATATCGCATCTATTTCGTCAGGGGGTAAGATCTGAGGGGTAAGCGTGATCCAGCTTATGTGGCAATCAGGAAAAAGTTGCCGGTACCGAACCACAAGAGGCGTAGTCCTGATTACGTCTCCCATTGCGCCCAGTTTGATGATGAGAATGCGCTTGCTGATGGGCGTATACTCATCACATTCGCATATTTTCCCTCTTAGCTTATTTGGCTTGCATGGAATGGTTCCCCTGAAATGCCTGCAGTCAAATTTTACCTCTGATAACTCCATTCGCTCGCGTTTTTATGAAAAGGCTTCAAAAATAAGGAACAGGCGCTTTGAAAAAAGTACAGGAATGGCCGGAGCATTACACCGCTTCAGAAATTCAAGGATGATTGCCCAACCTGTTCAGGCGTTAATCCTCATCCTTTCCCAGCATTTCGCTGAATAGCGCCAGAAGTTCCTCGCCAGGCTGCTGCCCGTATTTGTGCTGGAAATAATCGGAGAATAGCGCTGTCCTCCCTTTGCTCAGTTCGATGATGTGATGATCTTCCGCACCTGTGGCAATTCCGGTCATTCGGGGGATGATCTGCACAATTCCGTCATGCGCCTGCTGAAGTGCTCTTTTGTCTTTGCCGCTCAGATAGGTATCTGTAAATAGTGTCAATTCCACCAAAGCTGTGGGATTTTCCCTCAGCCATTGCAGTGCCAGGTCCACTTCTTCAAAGGCCTTGCGCAAGAGCGGGCGCCCGCTTGAAAGCGGCACCGCTGAATAGCTTGCTGCGTTGCCAGGTTCAACATCTATCAGAACTACATTTTTTTGCTGGCCTGCTTCGCTAAAGCTGTAACAAAGCGGACTTGAGCAATATACTGCCGGGCATGGATTTTTATCCACCGGGAAGAAGCCGTGAAGATGGCCAAGTGCCACATATTGAATTTGATAAGGAATGCTTTCGGTAAAAATTTGCTGTGCGCCTCCCACATGTAAGATCGGCTTTTCATCTTCAGGTTCAGGCGGGGCCTCTGCTCCGCGCCTGGTCATGTACAGGTGCGCCATCAATACGTTTACGCCCTTGTTATCGCAAAATTGCTGAGCAAGATCCAGCCAATGCTCTTGAAGGATTTCACGCATCTGCAATTCAGGATCTTCATTGCCCAAAAAGCGTTTCAACCGGAATTCACTGGCGTAAGGCGTTGCGATTATTCGCAGCGGATCTGCGCAACCGGGGATGCTCAACTCTATAAATCCCGGAGCGGACCGGGTTATTTCCAGCCCGCAATCCAGCCGGCAGGGCTGGGGATGAGAATGAGGAAAACCCAGCAGATGAATGCCGCATTCTCTTGCCAGCGGATCAGGATTTTCGATGCGTTCAGGAGAATCGTGATTACCAGCTATCGCCACCACCGGCCGCCTGCCATTGTTTGTGAGGCGTTTCAAAGTTTGGTAAAAAAGGTCTACTGCTGCGGCTGAAGGGTTGAACGTATCAAAAAGATCGCCTGCCACCAATACCGCATCCGGCTCATGCTCATCAGCTATTTCACAAATTTCCGCCATTACTTCCTGCTGCTCCGGGAGCCTCGAAAAACTTCCTAAATATTTGCCCAGATGCCAGTCAGATGTATGGAGAATTTTCATGGAAGCGAAGGTAAATTCATTTTACATGAATGATTTTATAAAGATGGCCTGAAGACTTTATAATAGAAAATCAAAGCAAGAATTAACGCTGCAACTCTATGTGATTAAGGGGTGTTTTTACGCTTTTCAATTTCAGTCTTATTCCTGATCAAATGTGGGGGATCTTCTGCGGGCATAGCATTCTCCGCATGGAAGGACGTGCGGAGGTGTGGAAGATAAAGGAATGTAAAAGCATATCGGCCCGGGCAAAATATCATTAAAGAATATTAAAGTCTTAGTTCTCACATTTTTTGCGGCAACTTAAAAACTACATATTACGTCCTTAGTATAACTTTGGATATTATTTTATTAAATGAAACTCCTTTACCTATTAATATTCTTCCTTATCCTGTGCCGGTTACCGGCCGGTGCTACGCATATCGTGGGAGGGGATTTTAATCTGCAACATCTTCAGGGGAATGAATATCTGCTGACGCTGAAAGTTTTCCGCGATTGTAAAAACGGAGTACCGTATTTCAACCTTCCGCTATATGTGGGAATGTATGACAAAGGCACACATGCGAAGGTGGATACATTCAAATTCAACCAGATCCTAAGCAATGACACGCTGGAATTCCAGGGCGGGAGTTGCTATACATTTGGCATAGAATGTACGCATATCGGGCTGTACCAGCGGGTTATCGAGCTCGATTCGGCAGTTTTCAACAGCAGCAACGGATATTACTTTAGCTGGGAGCGTTGTTGCCGTAACCGCATTATCCGAAACATAGAGGTGCTGAATGGAATTGAGACAATTACCGGGATGACCTTTTATATGGAAATTCCACCGCTGAATCAGGAAAATTCCACACCCGTTTTCGCAGCGCCACCGCTTACTTTTCTTTGCGTAAATCATCCTTTTTCATTTAATTATAATGTTACAGAAACGGACGGAGATTCTCTGGTGTATTCGCTGGTGCAGCCCCTGAAAGGAACGACCACAGCCAATTCACCAAATGATCCGGGCCAGATAAATTATCCCATCATCAATTCAGGGCCTTACAGCCTGACGCAATGGCGCCCGGGGTACAGCCTGCAAAATATTATGGACGGAAATCCGTCTCTGGCCATTGATTCCGCCACAGGCCAATTGACGGTAACGCCCACGCAGCAGGGAATTTATGTTGTAGCCATTAAAGTGGAAGAATACCGGAATGGCGTGAAGCTCGGTGAAGTGAGGCGTGAATTACAATACACGGTTGGCGTTTGCCAGACGAACCAGATACCAGAGCTGTCGCAAAACGTGAAGGGCACGGTGTACACCGTTCATCCGTCTGATACATTTCGCCTTGCAATAGAAACGGAGGACCCAAACCAGGGCGACTCAGTATATCTGTCTATAACAGGAGATATATTTGACGATCAGGGAAAAATTGATTCGCCTTATGCTTTTACCTCTCCGGCTTCGGGACTTACGAATGCCGTAACCAACCTGGAATGGACGCCCACTTGTGACCATGTTACCGGGGATACGCTGGAGGTCAGGGTGCGGGTGGTTGATAATGGATGTCCCTTCCCGAAAGCCGATACGGCCATTTTCTATTTGGTCGTGGTTCCTCCGCCACCGGCTGATCCTCCTGAATTCCTTTGCTATGAAAATTATGATAATGGAGAAGTGAGGCTCTCCTGGCAGCCGGCAACCAATGGTGAATACGGAAAATCAGTGGTGCTGGGCAGAAAGTCAGCAGACGGAGAAGCCGAAGACATTGCTACGATTGAGGATTCCTCCACGGAATACCTGGATTTTCCACCGGACGGGAAGTATTGCTATTATCTCTATTCCATAAATATCTGCGGAATAAGGGGCGACAGCGTGGAGACCTGCATGATTGACTTTTCTTTGGGAGAAGATATAGAGAAATGCGAGGAAGAGGAGGCAACGCTGGAGGCCATGCCAGGTGCCACCAATTATTTGTGGAGCACTGGCGAATCGGGCCGCAGCATAAGGGTAGCGGAGCCAGGTGAGTACAGCGTGGAAGCATGGTTTCCTGAAGCTTGTGAACCGCTGCTTGCTACTGTGGAAGTGAAAGACCAAATAGTGGAGGAACTGGGAGAAATTCCCAATGTATTTACACCAAATAATGATGGATATAATGATCGGTACCGGCTTCCCACTGAGAATTTGAAGGAACTGAGCCTGACTATTTATAATCGCTGGGGAGAAATTTTATATGAATTCAGCGGCCCGGAAGATTCCTGGGATGGCAACATCAATGGCCGTCCTGCTCCTCCTGGCGGATATTATTGGTTGCTAACCTACCGCGCACGCTGCTCGCAGACCGAGCGGCAGTTGCACGGAACGGTGACGCTTATCCGGTAAACGTTCGATCCGCTCATCAAAACTATCCTTGTGGTTTTGTCTGTATCCTGAGCGTAGCAAGAAAATCAATCCTGATATTTGTCAAAATTCTTGCTGATCAAAAATGTACATTCCTTCTTATTACAGAGAACAAGATCCCAGGCGGATCCAGGATTTCATGGAGACGCACAATTTCGCTACCCTCGTTTCCGCTGTGAATAACAAAGCTCTGGTAAGTCATCTTCCGTTTGTTGTAGAAAAGCAGGGAGATCAACTGCATCTCCTCAGCCATTTGGCGCGCGGAAACCCGCAATGGCAAAGCTTTACACCAGATGCAGAAGTCACGGTTATTTTCCGGGAACCTCATGCTTACATTTCCCCAATGCATTATGAGGATCGGCTAAATGTCCCCACCTGGAATTATGTGGCAATTCATGCGCACGGCCATCCTGCGATCATCGAAGGCCCGGAAGCCGCAGCCGCCATGAGCCGTATTATTCATGCTGTTGATCCCGGGTATGTGCAGCAATATCAATCCCTGCCGGATGATTATTTGAGCGGGATGATGAAAAGGCTGGTCGTTTTCACCATTCTCGTAGTGAATCTGGAAGCGAATTTTAAACTCAGTCAGGATCATTCGCTGGCCGATCAGCAAAATATAATTACCGCTTTGAACAAGGAAGCCGATCCGTATAAACAGGAAATTGCGCAGATGATGGCAGAGAACCTGAAGTCGCTGAAATGAACCTGATCATTTTTGATATTGACGGCACATTGAGCCAGACAGACGGCATTGACACTCAATGCTACGTTCAGGCGATAGAAGAGGTGATGGAGGAAAAAGTGCTGAACACCGATTGGGATAGTTATGAAAATGTGACGGATGAGGCGTTGACCCAACTGATCTTTAAGAATGTGTTAAAGCGTTTGCCCGCAACGCATGAGGTGGAGCAGGTAAAATCGAGGCTGGTGGAGTTGCTGAATTTTCATAGCCGGAAGGATCCCGCAGCATTCCGCGAAGTGGCCGGAGCCAAATTGTTTTTCCGGAAAATGATGTCTCAGCATGATTGGGCAGTAGCCATTGCTACCGGTTGCTGGCACGGTTCGGCAGAGGTAAAACTTGCGGCCATTGATTTCAATCGGGCAGGTGTTCCTTTAGCTACGGCTGATCTGGCTGCTACAAAACCCGGCATCCTCGCTGAAGCAGAGCGGCTGGCTAAGGAAGCACATGGACAAAAGGAATTTGCAAGGAGAATCTATGTGGGCGACCGTGCTTATGATTTGCGATCAGCCGAATCCCAGGGAATGGAGTTTTTGGGTATTGACATTACCGGTTCGGGCAAACTGCATCAAGCTGGCGCCCCAAGAGTTATTAAAAGTTTCGGGCAGAAATTGAATTTGTAATTCTGATCAGCGTTTCAACTTCCATCAGTAGCTCCGTCCTTCAGGTCTGAGGAAATGAAAAGCTCCGAACCGCTTGCAGGGCTTTAGCCCTTTCCGGTAATCCCGTGATGATACAAAAGGGCTGAAGCCCTGAGCAAAGGAGTGTTCGTTTTTTACCCTGCCCTGAAGAACAGGGCTACTGATGCTCATTTCCCCATTTCTTGGCACTTCCTATTCCACCGCCTCCAGCCCCTCCAGGAGCACATTGCACGCAAATTCAATTTCATCCAAAGTAATCGTTAGGGGCGGGGCCAGCCGGATTGCCCGGTCATTAAAGAGAAACCAATCTGTGATGACGCCCCTCTCATAGCATTTGCTGATCACAAGCTGCACCTGTTCAAAGGATGCCAGGTGGACGGCAAGCAGCAATCCCTTTCCCGTTACTTTTTCGATGAGCGGATGCCGGAGTCTTTGCCTGAATACCTGCTCTTTTTCTGCTATTTGCGGGATAAGGTTGTCGCTTCCCGTTAATACCTCCAGGGCCGCCAAACCCGCAGCACAACAGACCGGATGGCCACCGAACGTGGTGATGTGGCCGAGGACCGGGTTTTCGCTGAGGGCCGCCATCATTTCGCGGGATGCTATGAAAGCACCCAGTGGCATTCCTCCGCCAAAGGCCTTGCCCAGCAGCAAAATATCCGGAACAATCCCTTCATGCTCAAAGGCAAATAGCTTCCCCGTGCGGCCCATCCCGGTTTGGATTTCATCCACCACCAGCAGTGCTCCCGTCTCATCACACCGTTTGCGAAGTTGATGGAGAAACTCCGGCTGCGGCACCAGTGCGCCTGCTTCACCTCGAACTATCTCTGCGAAAACACAAGCTGTATCGCGGGTGATTTCCTGCAGTTGCTGCTCCTGATTATATTCGATCATTGTGCAGCCGGGAATGAGCGGCCTGTATTTCTGCTGAAAGTTTGTGCCACCTGCAATGCTTAATGCACCCTGGGTGCTGCCGTGGTACGCACCGGCAAACGACACAACGCCAGAACGGCCTGTAATGCGTTTTGCCAGCTTCATCGCCCCTTCTGTAGCTTCCGTCCCGGAATTCGTAAAATAAACGGCATTGAGGCTTACCGGCAGAAATTCCGTCAGCCGGTGCGCAAGCTGCACCTGCGGGCTTTGCACAAACTCGCCATATACCATCACATGCAGGTATTTCTCCAGTTGCTGCTGAATAGCTTCAATGACTTTCGGGTGCCGGTGCCCGAGCGAACTGACGCTGATACCAGAGATCAGGTCGAGGTATTTCTTTCCCTTCACGTCATAAATCCAGGAGCCTTCCGCGCGTTCCACTTCTATCATCAAAGGCGTTGGGCTGGTTTGCGCAAGGTTTTGCAGAAAGAGTTGCCGTTGGGAAATCATTAAAATATTTTTTATTCAGAAATTAAAAACTCAATTAAAACAAAAAACAAATGACCCGCATGTTTACCATTTAAATATTCCACAAAGGTAAAACGGTTGGGCCGAGGCTTATTTCCGTACCGTGCGCTTCTTGCTGATTTCTTAATTTGCCCCGCCAACTCAATCAATTCAATTCTATGCGTTTTTTCCCGTCTTGCCTTTTAATCTTTTTATTTGCCTTTGCCGCACTGTCAGCCCAGCAATCTGACAAAATCCCGCTCTCGCATGACGTGTATGATAGCTGGCGGTCAATCAAAAGCCGCACTCTGAGCAATGACGGCCTCTGGGCGCTTTATACCATTGAGCCACAGGAGGGTGATGGAAAGCTGTATTTGGTAAACCTGGAAACAGCGCAGAAAATCACTTTCGCAAGGGGCACAAAAGGACAGTTTTCCTTCGATTCTGAATTTGCCATATTCATGGTAAAACCCCAGCATGATTCACTGAAAGCTGCAAAACGGAGAAAGGTGAAAA comes from the Bacteroidia bacterium genome and includes:
- a CDS encoding PKD domain-containing protein; its protein translation is MKTLLLFTLLFIFTVTSAVACPVVSITTPDEVCEADSLLLSADLTEAATLVWFTEGDGTFGNAGLTEIIYIPSLTERQNGTFRVGVYTEHSDTCQVSSDTVTFTILPAPDGSFSASPTSGDAPLSVDFTSNVNMGTDTGTYVWYFGDGDSSLNIEHPSKIYQVDGSYTVTLRITNEEMCTDTIVRENYIQVGPVGISEINESQIRVFPNPAQDAVWIRGSESQEISQLRVLNMHGQIMLEQTAGTVGDVQLNVGNLPRGIFILNLTMNNGDIVSKRLFIE
- a CDS encoding glycosyltransferase, whose amino-acid sequence is MKIGYLSTFYPYRGGIAQYNARLFRAFEKNHEVKAFNFSRQYPEILFPGSTQLVTPGDKVDEIPNRQVLDSINPFSWYSAANKINRFQPAILVEKFWMSFFGPSLGTVNRKTHKKGVINIAILDNVIPHERRFYDKAFTQYYLNSTDGFIVMSETVKRDLLSLKPDAKYVMHPHPVYDHFGEKLPVRQAREKLNIPADRRVLLFFGLIRNYKGLDLLLNALANLPGNYHLIVAGEPYGGFDSYQRIIDENHLSNRLTLLTRYINDDEVPAIFSASDVCILPYRSATQSGIMYTAYHFETPLIVTDVGSLRELVAPFGTGSIVSRPDAVLITEAIKDFYNSGDGQNHKENIREFKSQFSWDNLADKIVELGESILERKS
- a CDS encoding glycosyltransferase family 9 protein, yielding MELSEVKFDCRHFRGTIPCKPNKLRGKICECDEYTPISKRILIIKLGAMGDVIRTTPLVVRYRQLFPDCHISWITLTPQILPPDEIDAIYKFDHLSVYSLLHEDFDIAINLDKEIEACGLLRDVRAKEKIGFIEKNGHVDIANPEAKHKLITGLFDQISIQNKKSYLEEIFEICKMKFNYEPYLINQNRDLVAKWESLREKSGGKPIVGLNTGCGQRWLTRLWPQEYWIALITRLQNEGMFPMVLGGPDEEPQNLIYAQRTGCYYPGTYSLPEFMAITANCDLVVTAVSMMMHIAMGLQKPLVLFNNIFNKHEFEMYGRGEILEPHTGCEDFYGTRCTRERHCMLDLPVDDVFNAIQRHLPVIK
- the sbcD gene encoding exonuclease subunit SbcD, whose translation is MKILHTSDWHLGKYLGSFSRLPEQQEVMAEICEIADEHEPDAVLVAGDLFDTFNPSAAAVDLFYQTLKRLTNNGRRPVVAIAGNHDSPERIENPDPLARECGIHLLGFPHSHPQPCRLDCGLEITRSAPGFIELSIPGCADPLRIIATPYASEFRLKRFLGNEDPELQMREILQEHWLDLAQQFCDNKGVNVLMAHLYMTRRGAEAPPEPEDEKPILHVGGAQQIFTESIPYQIQYVALGHLHGFFPVDKNPCPAVYCSSPLCYSFSEAGQQKNVVLIDVEPGNAASYSAVPLSSGRPLLRKAFEEVDLALQWLRENPTALVELTLFTDTYLSGKDKRALQQAHDGIVQIIPRMTGIATGAEDHHIIELSKGRTALFSDYFQHKYGQQPGEELLALFSEMLGKDED
- a CDS encoding gliding motility-associated C-terminal domain-containing protein translates to MKLLYLLIFFLILCRLPAGATHIVGGDFNLQHLQGNEYLLTLKVFRDCKNGVPYFNLPLYVGMYDKGTHAKVDTFKFNQILSNDTLEFQGGSCYTFGIECTHIGLYQRVIELDSAVFNSSNGYYFSWERCCRNRIIRNIEVLNGIETITGMTFYMEIPPLNQENSTPVFAAPPLTFLCVNHPFSFNYNVTETDGDSLVYSLVQPLKGTTTANSPNDPGQINYPIINSGPYSLTQWRPGYSLQNIMDGNPSLAIDSATGQLTVTPTQQGIYVVAIKVEEYRNGVKLGEVRRELQYTVGVCQTNQIPELSQNVKGTVYTVHPSDTFRLAIETEDPNQGDSVYLSITGDIFDDQGKIDSPYAFTSPASGLTNAVTNLEWTPTCDHVTGDTLEVRVRVVDNGCPFPKADTAIFYLVVVPPPPADPPEFLCYENYDNGEVRLSWQPATNGEYGKSVVLGRKSADGEAEDIATIEDSSTEYLDFPPDGKYCYYLYSINICGIRGDSVETCMIDFSLGEDIEKCEEEEATLEAMPGATNYLWSTGESGRSIRVAEPGEYSVEAWFPEACEPLLATVEVKDQIVEELGEIPNVFTPNNDGYNDRYRLPTENLKELSLTIYNRWGEILYEFSGPEDSWDGNINGRPAPPGGYYWLLTYRARCSQTERQLHGTVTLIR
- a CDS encoding FMN-binding negative transcriptional regulator; this encodes MYIPSYYREQDPRRIQDFMETHNFATLVSAVNNKALVSHLPFVVEKQGDQLHLLSHLARGNPQWQSFTPDAEVTVIFREPHAYISPMHYEDRLNVPTWNYVAIHAHGHPAIIEGPEAAAAMSRIIHAVDPGYVQQYQSLPDDYLSGMMKRLVVFTILVVNLEANFKLSQDHSLADQQNIITALNKEADPYKQEIAQMMAENLKSLK
- a CDS encoding HAD hydrolase-like protein; translation: MNLIIFDIDGTLSQTDGIDTQCYVQAIEEVMEEKVLNTDWDSYENVTDEALTQLIFKNVLKRLPATHEVEQVKSRLVELLNFHSRKDPAAFREVAGAKLFFRKMMSQHDWAVAIATGCWHGSAEVKLAAIDFNRAGVPLATADLAATKPGILAEAERLAKEAHGQKEFARRIYVGDRAYDLRSAESQGMEFLGIDITGSGKLHQAGAPRVIKSFGQKLNL
- a CDS encoding aspartate aminotransferase family protein yields the protein MISQRQLFLQNLAQTSPTPLMIEVERAEGSWIYDVKGKKYLDLISGISVSSLGHRHPKVIEAIQQQLEKYLHVMVYGEFVQSPQVQLAHRLTEFLPVSLNAVYFTNSGTEATEGAMKLAKRITGRSGVVSFAGAYHGSTQGALSIAGGTNFQQKYRPLIPGCTMIEYNQEQQLQEITRDTACVFAEIVRGEAGALVPQPEFLHQLRKRCDETGALLVVDEIQTGMGRTGKLFAFEHEGIVPDILLLGKAFGGGMPLGAFIASREMMAALSENPVLGHITTFGGHPVCCAAGLAALEVLTGSDNLIPQIAEKEQVFRQRLRHPLIEKVTGKGLLLAVHLASFEQVQLVISKCYERGVITDWFLFNDRAIRLAPPLTITLDEIEFACNVLLEGLEAVE